One Oncorhynchus masou masou isolate Uvic2021 chromosome 27, UVic_Omas_1.1, whole genome shotgun sequence genomic window carries:
- the npy2rl gene encoding neuropeptide Y receptor Y2, like: MDYLSPTNISQDASLLFSDAGLHGDDLYPGYHAYDPGIDDPPTEESSSPLQSLYADTPLLDLGDLGGYGPGVGGYGDSSLAGLGDSTKLVGVQVVLILAYSTIILLGVVGNSLVIYVVYRFKTLRTVTNFFIANLAVADLLVNTLCLPFTLVYTLLGEWKFGQVLCFLLPYAQGLAVHVSTVTLNVIALDRHRCIVYHLETRMRKDVCFGVIAATWVLSAVLASPLAIFREYGTFNLAPGQPIQVCTEKWPGSSTDGTVYSISMLLLQYVLPLAVISFAYARIWSKLRSHMSPAGRNDRHRRRRKTTKMLVTVVVVFAVSWLPFHAFQLATDIDGFTLDMRDFRLLYTLFHVVAMCSTFANPLLYGWMNSNYRTAFTTVFRCDQRMDSVHPEGGRGKGGRGKGMKLDLEAQDVVTNHLNATDL, translated from the exons ATGGATTACCTCTCTCCCACCAACATCTCCCAAGATGCATCCCTTCTCTTCTCCGACGCCGGTCTCCACGGCGATGACCTATACCCCGGCTACCATGCCTACGACCCCGGCATCGACGACCCCCCAACGGAAGAGTCGTCGTCGCCCCTCCAGTCTCTCTACGCAGACACTCCCCTCCTGGATTTGGGAGACTTGGGGGGGTACGGTCCCGGCGTGGGGGGCTATGGGGACAGCTCTCTGGCAGGACTGGGGGACAGTACTAAGCTAGTAGGGGTCCAGGTGGTTTTAATCCTGGCCTACAGTACCATTATACTACTAGGAGTAGTGGGGAACTCTCTGGTCATATACGTGGTGTATCGCTTCAAGACGCTGAGGACCGTGACTAACTTCTTCATAGCTAACCTCGCCGTCG ctGACCTCCTGGTGAATACATTATGTCTCCCCTTCACATTGGTCTATACTCTGCTCGGGGAGTGGAAGTTTGGCCAGGTACTTTGTTTCCTGCTTCCTTATGCACAGGGATTGGCTGTCCACGTATCCACGGTGACGCTCAACGTCATAGCCCTCGATAGACACAG GTGTATAGTGTACCACCTGGAGACCAGGATGAGAAAGGATGTGTGTTTCGGGGTGATTGCCGCCACATGGGTACTGAGTGCGGTGCTGGCCAGTCCACTAGCTATCTTCAGAGAGTATGGTACCTTCAATCTGGCTCCAGGACAGCCTATACAG gtGTGTACAGAGAAGTGGCCGGGCAGCTCGACAGACGGGACAGTCTATTCCATCTCCATGCTCCTCCTCCAGTACGTTCTCCCTCTAGCCGTCATCTCCTTCGCCTACGCTCGTATCTGGTCCAAGCTCCGTTCCCACATGTCCCCCGCAGGCCGCAATGACCGCCACCGCCGCCGACGCAAAACCACCAAGATGCTGGTGACCGTGGTCGTGGTGTTTGCGGTCAGCTGGCTGCCGTTCCACGCTTTTCAATTGGCCACGGATATCGACGGCTTCACCTTGGACATGAGGGATTTTAGACTGCTGTACACGCTGTTCCACGTGGTGGCCATGTGCTCAACGTTCGCCAACCCTTTGCTCTACGGGTGGATGAACAGCAACTATCGCACCGCGTTCACGACCGTGTTCCGCTGTGACCAGAGAATGGATAGTGTGCATccggagggaggaagagggaagggaggaagagggaaggg AATGAAGCTGGATCTGGAGGCCCAGGACGTTGTGACAAACCATCTCAATGCTACAGACCtctga